In a single window of the Aminomonas paucivorans DSM 12260 genome:
- a CDS encoding O-acetylhomoserine aminocarboxypropyltransferase/cysteine synthase family protein, translated as MTNRTKQGLATRALHAGWRSDPATGAFGLPIYLTAAYQFRDSEHAVRLFELEEEGHLYSRLSNPTVAAYEAAVADLEGGVGALATSSGQAAFTHLLAALCSAGDHLVVSRKLYGGTLTLVKNTFARFGVTHTLVDTDEPDQVEGACTPATRAILTETVGNPALNVAPLEELGRIARARDAVLVVDNTFPTPCLCRPIEWGAHVVVHSTTKFLSGQGNVIGGMVVDGGTMDWKASGRWPLLTQPDPSYHGVVFSDRFGPAALAAKLRATLLRDLGGTPSAFDSYLLRQSLGTLPLRMARHSENALTVARYLQDHRQIDWVRYPGLDSHPQRERAKRYLPDGCGGMVACGIRGGVEAGRRFLDALELFGHMANLGDSRSLAIHPASTTHSQLTREERLAGGIEDGLIRLSVGLEDPRDLVEDLDRAFSAAR; from the coding sequence ATGACGAATCGGACCAAGCAGGGCCTGGCCACGCGGGCGCTCCACGCGGGCTGGCGCAGCGATCCCGCCACGGGGGCCTTCGGGCTGCCCATCTACCTCACCGCGGCCTACCAGTTCCGGGACAGCGAACACGCCGTGCGCCTCTTCGAGCTGGAGGAGGAGGGGCACCTCTACTCCCGCCTCTCCAACCCCACCGTGGCGGCCTACGAGGCGGCGGTGGCGGATCTGGAGGGAGGAGTGGGGGCCCTGGCCACCTCTTCCGGCCAGGCGGCCTTCACCCATCTCCTGGCGGCCCTGTGCAGCGCCGGGGATCATCTGGTGGTCTCCCGGAAGCTCTACGGGGGGACCCTCACCCTGGTGAAGAACACCTTCGCCCGGTTCGGGGTGACCCACACCCTGGTGGACACGGACGAACCCGATCAGGTGGAGGGCGCCTGCACCCCCGCCACCCGGGCGATCCTCACGGAGACCGTGGGCAACCCGGCCCTCAACGTGGCTCCCCTGGAGGAGCTGGGGCGGATCGCCCGGGCCCGGGACGCCGTGCTGGTGGTGGACAACACCTTCCCCACCCCCTGCCTCTGCCGTCCCATCGAGTGGGGGGCCCACGTGGTGGTCCACTCCACCACCAAGTTCCTCTCCGGCCAGGGCAACGTCATCGGCGGCATGGTGGTGGACGGGGGCACCATGGACTGGAAGGCATCGGGGCGCTGGCCCCTCCTGACCCAGCCGGACCCCAGCTACCACGGGGTGGTCTTCTCCGACCGGTTCGGCCCCGCCGCCCTGGCGGCGAAGCTGCGGGCCACCCTCCTGCGGGACCTGGGGGGCACCCCCTCGGCCTTCGACTCCTATCTGCTCCGCCAGAGCCTGGGCACCCTGCCCCTGCGCATGGCCCGGCACAGCGAGAACGCCCTGACCGTGGCCCGGTACCTCCAGGACCACCGGCAGATCGACTGGGTCCGGTACCCCGGCCTGGACTCCCACCCCCAGAGGGAGCGGGCGAAGCGCTACCTTCCCGACGGGTGCGGGGGCATGGTGGCCTGCGGCATCCGGGGGGGCGTGGAGGCGGGACGGCGGTTCCTGGACGCCCTGGAACTCTTCGGCCACATGGCCAACCTGGGAGACTCCCGGAGCCTGGCCATCCACCCCGCCAGCACCACCCACTCCCAGCTCACCCGGGAGGAGCGCCTCGCCGGGGGCATCGAGGACGGCCTCATCCGCCTGAGCGTCGGGCTGGAAGACCCCCGGGACCTGGTGGAGGACCTGGACCGGGCCTTCTCCGCCGCCCGGTAG